Within the Gordonia westfalica genome, the region GCGAGGGCGGGAACGGTGAACGCGACCACGGCCAGCTGCCGGGCCGAACCCTCGACGGAGTCGCGCTGGGCACGACGGGATCGCCGCAGTGCACGCAGCTGCGACGCGAGGTTCTCCGCGGTCGAGTCGGGCCTGAAGGTGGGCATCGTCATGAGCGTGGCACGGTCGGCGCCCGGGCTGTCGGAGACGCGCCGCGATGGGACGGAAAGCGTTTCACGTCACCGGGCACCCGCCCCCGGATACGAGAGTGCCCCGCCGACTCGTGTCGGCGGGGCACTCTCGACTGCCTGGGTCAGCTGCCGCTGCTCAGTCGTGACGCGATCAGCTGCCGCTGCTCTTGGGCGGTTCGGGCTTCTGGAAGACCGTGGTCGAGTGATCGGCGGCCGGACCGGTGTCCGACTCCGACGCGCTCGCGGACGCACCGCCACCGGCCGGGGAACCGGAGGCGCCTGCCGAGTACTGGCCGGGGCTGTAGCCGCCGTAGCCGGACTCACCGTGCGCCGAGGCCTGGCCCGACTGGGCGCCCGATCCCGGGTAGCCGTTCTGGCCGGCTCCGGACGCCTGCGAGTATGCGGACGGGTCGTAGGTCGCCGACGACTGCTGGCCGTACTGCGACTGGCCGCTGCCGTATGCGGAGGCCTGGGCATCGCCCTGTCCCTGCCCAGCGGTCTGCTGGCCCGCCGACGCATCGGTGGCCGACGTCGCGGTCGCGATCGGTCCGGTGGCCGACGACGGGGCCGCCACCGCGGGGGCCACCTTGATGACGTTCGCCTCGACGAGCAGCCACACGACCGCGAGGACCGCGGAGAGCAGCGAGAAGATCAGCAGGACGATCGCGCCGGAGGCGTTGTCGTCGACGCTGAGGAACTGGAACAGCGTGATCAGGAACGCCGTGACGGTCAGCGATGCCACGATCGGTGCCGCCGCGACCTTCGCGCCGGGGATCAGCGAGATCAGCGAGAGCACGCCGGCGACGGCCACCAGCGCGTACGGGGCGTTGTACTGCGTCTGGAACAGCTGCACCTCGAAGTCGTAGGCCTGCGCGGCGGCGAGGAAGCCGCTGAACAGCACGACGAGACCGAACAGACCGATCACACCGGCCAGGATCGTCGGGGTGATCGCGGGCAGGCCCTGGCTCGGCGGCTTCACCGGCTGCTGCGAGTAGCCGTACTGGCCGTAGCCCTGCTGGCCGTAGCCCTGCTGTCCATAGCCCTGCTGCTGGCCGTAGGACTGGCCATAGCCCTGCTGGCCGTAGGACTGGCCGTAGCCCTGCTGCTGGGGGCTCTGGCCGTAGCCCTGCTGGCCACTCTGCGGGTACTGCTGGCCGTACTGGTCCGAACCGGAGGTCGGCGACCCCTGCGATCCGGTGTTCTGGGAACCGGCCTGCGGGTAGCCCGAGGGACTCCCGTACTGGCCGTAGGACTGGCCGGACTCGGGCTGCTGCCCGTAGCCCCCCGATGGATACGTCATGGCGATCTCCTGGTCGGCTCGTCTGGGTTATCTGGCTCAGGTCGCGCGCCGGTGATGACGCCGATCGGCCGTCACCGCCCCGACGGGCACAACTCCCGGCCCACGGTAGTACATGTGACCCGCGGGTCACATGAACGATTCGACGTCGATCGCGTCGACGACGATCTCCACGCTACTCATGGCGAGCCGAACAACGGCGAGACCGTCCACAACGATCACCAGCGGTGAGCTCGGCCCTGTTCGGCGTACCAGTCGATGAGTGAGTAGTCGTCGACCGACTTGGGATCGATGTTGACCTCGGATCGGCCGGCCAGAATCGCCGTGACCGGAACCTCGAGTTTCTTGCCGGTCCGGGTGTGCGGGATCCCGGGTGCCTCGATCACCTCGTCGGGCACATGGCGTTTCGACAACCGGTCGCGGACCGCGGCGGCGATCCGGGCGACGACGGCGTCGTCGAGAACCGCGCCGGGGACGAGGGTGACGAACAGCGGCATCCAGTAGGCGCCGCCGGGTCCGTCGACGCCGAGGACGAACGCCTCGGCGATCTCGTCGAGGGCCTCCACCACCTCGTAGATGTCGGCCGATCCCATGCGGATTCCGTGCCGGTTCAACGTCGCATCGCTGCGGCCGTGGATGACCAGTGAGCCGCGCTCGGTCACGGTGACCCAGTCGCCGTGTCGCCACACCGGCCCGTCCGGATGGGCCGTCGGGCCCTCCCACTCATGGTCGAAGTAGGCGGACCGGTAGCGGGTGCCGTCGGGGTCGTCCCAAAAGCGCACCGGCATCGACGGCATCGGTGCGGTGACGACGAGTTCGCCGACCTCGCCCACGAGCGGGGTGCCGTCCGGGGCCCAACTCTCGAGCGCCACACCGAGATAGCGGACCGACAGTTCTCCGGGCACCACCGGTACCCCGATCGATCCGCCGGCGAAGGCCGAGACGATGTCGGTGCCCCCGCTGATCGACGAGATCGGCAGTCCCCGCTTGACGTGGTCGTCGACCCAGGTGAAGAGGTCGGCGGCGAGCGAAGAACCGGTGCTGCCCAGTGTTCGAAGGGCTGCGAGGTCGTGGTCGCGGCCCGGTTCGAGACCGGCCTTGCGTGAGGCCTGCAGCTGTCCGGGCGAGGTGCCGAAGTAGGTGACCTTCTCGTCGGCGACGATCTGCCAGAGCTTGTCGGCGTCCGGGTAGAGGGGAGAACCGCTGTAGCAGATGATCCGGGCCCCGCAGAGCAGACCGGCGACCTGGTAGTTCCACATCATCCAGCTCAGTGCGGTCTGCCAGAAGAACACGTCGTCCGACGACAGGTCGCCGTGCAGCGCCCCCGCCTTGAGGTGTTCGACGACGACGCCGCCGTGACCGTGCACGATCCCCTTGGGTCGTCCGGTCGTCCCCGAGCTGAACAAGATCCAGAGGGGATGGTCGAAGTCCACGAGGACCGGTTGCGCCTCACCGGCCTCGACGGTGAGGGCGTCGGCATAGTCGATGAGGGCCGGCCCCTCCCCCGGTGCACCGCCGGCCTCCCCGCCGATCGTGATGTGCGCGACGAGTTCCGGGAGCAGGCCCGCCAGTTCGGCACTGTCGGAACGCTTGTCGATGTCCTTGCCGCCGTAGCGGTAACCCCCGGCACTGAACAGGACCTTCGGTCGGAGCTGGCCCAGCCGACTCGCGGCGCCCTGGGGCGCATAGTCCTGCCCGCATCCGGACCAGACGGCGCCGAGGCTCGCGGTGGCGAGGAACGCGACGACCGCCTCGGGGATGTCGGGCAGGTAGGCGGCCACGACGTCGCCGGTGCCGATCCCCTGCGCCCGCAGCGTCGCGGCCAGGGAGGCGACCATTCCCGGCAGCTCCGACCAGGCGATCTCAGAGCGTTCACCCGTCTCGTCGATGCCGACGATCGCCGCACCGGGAAGGTCGGCGTGGCGCAGGATCTGGTCGGCGTAGTTCAGCCGGACACCGGGGAACCACTGGGCGCCGGGCATCCGCGCATCGGCGAGAACGGCGTCGTCCCCCTCGCCCAGGGGTTCGGCGGCCGGCGCATCGAGGTCGAAGAACTCCCACACCGCCCGCCAGAACTGGGCCGGCTGCCGCACCGACCACGACCACAGTTCGTCGTAATCTGCTGCGCCCGTGCCGAATCGTTCCTCGACGTGTCGGCGGAACCGCTCCATGGCGGCACCGGTCATCTCAGGTCCTCCAAGATGTGAGTGGCCTCTTCGCGCATCGCGACCTTGCGAACCTTTCCGGTGACGGTCATGGGGAATTCCTTGACCACGTGGACATATCGGGGGATCTTGTGGCGGGCGATCTTGCCGTCGGCGAAGGCGCGGACGTCCTCGGCCGTGAGATCGGCTGCGTGGTCGCGGAGTCGGACCCACGCCATGAGTTCCTCGCCGTACCGCTCGTCGGGGACACCGATCACCTGGGCATCGAGGATGTCGGGGTGGGTGTATAGGAATTCCTCGATCTCGCGCGGATAGATGTTCTCGCCGCCGCGGATCACCATGTCCTTGATCCGGCCGGTGATGCGGACGTACCCGGCGTCGTCCATCTCGGCGAGGTCGCCGGTGTGCATCCAGCCGTCGGCGTCGATGGCCTCGGCAGTCTTCTCGGGGTCGTTCCAGTAACCGGTCATCACCGAATAGCCGCGCGTGCACAGCTCGCCGGTCTCGTTGCGCCCCAGCGTCTCCCCGGTCCCGGGGGCGACGATCTTGATCTCCAGATGCGGGCCGACCTGGCCGACGGTCGTGACACGCAGTTCGAGCGGGTCGTCGACCCTGGTCTGCGTGGACACCGGCGACGTCTCGGTCATGCCGTAGCAGATGGAGACCTCGCTCATGTGCATGCGCTCTACCACCTGACGCATCACCTGCTCGGGACACGGCGAGCCCGCCATGATCCCGGTGCGCAGCGAGGAGAGGTCGGGACGGTAGCCGTCCGGAGCGGCGTCGAGGAGCGCGAGTTCGGCGATGAACATCGTCGGCACGCCGTACAGGCTGGTGCAGCGATGTTCGGCGACCGCGTCGAGCGTGGCCTTCGGGTCGAAGGCGGGGCCCGGGATCACCATGGCCGCACCGTGACTCGTGGCGGCGAGGTTTCCCATCACCATGCCGAAACAGTGATAGAACGGCACCGGCAGGCAGATGCGGTCGTCGGCGGTGTAGTCGAGCAGCTCACCGACGAGGTAGCCGTTGTTCCCGATGTTGCGGTGCGAGAGGGTCGCACCCTTCGGGAATCCCGTTGTGCCCGAGGTGTACTGGATGTTGATCGGGTCGTCGGCGGACAGCGACGCCGCGGTGTCGGCCACCCGGGCGAGTTCCTCCGCGGAGGGCGCGGCGGTCAGTTCCGCCCACTCCGGCGACTCGAACGTCACCACGGTCCGCAGTTCCTGGCACTTCGGGCGCGCCTCCGCCAGCATCGACGCATATCCCGAGTCCTTGAAACGTTCGGCGGCGAGGACGACGCTCGTTCCGGACTGCGTGAGGGCGTACTCGAGTTCGTTCTGGCGATAGGCAGGGTTCAGGTTGACCAGGATCGCACCGATCTCGGCGGTGGCGTACTGGGTGAGCACCCATTCGAACCGGTTGGGGGCCCACAGTCCGACCCGATCTCCCGGCGCGACGCCCAGCCGCAACAGACCTGCGGCCAAGGCCTTCACGTCGCGGTGGAACTCGGTGTAGGTCCACTGCCGTCCCGCGGCGGCGTCGATCAGCGCGACGCGATCGCCGTACTGTTCGACGGTCCGCGCCAGGGTCGCGCCGATCGTGTCCGTCAGAAGCGCAGGACTCTGCGGCCCGTGGGTGTGCGCGAGGTTCTGGGCGTGAGCGTCAATGCTCATGGCGGGCTCCGGTTTCTCGGTGGTGTCGGGAAGGCGAGGGTGTGTCGGGAAGACGGGTGTCGGAAGACGTGGATCAGGATTCGTCGGCGGTGGCGGTGGCCTGTTCGGCCACCCGGGACAGCACCACCTCGGCCTGGCGGAGCACCGGACCGTCGATCATCTGGCCGTCGAGGCTGAAGACCCCGCCGCCGTGTTCG harbors:
- a CDS encoding DUF5336 domain-containing protein; translation: MTYPSGGYGQQPESGQSYGQYGSPSGYPQAGSQNTGSQGSPTSGSDQYGQQYPQSGQQGYGQSPQQQGYGQSYGQQGYGQSYGQQQGYGQQGYGQQGYGQYGYSQQPVKPPSQGLPAITPTILAGVIGLFGLVVLFSGFLAAAQAYDFEVQLFQTQYNAPYALVAVAGVLSLISLIPGAKVAAAPIVASLTVTAFLITLFQFLSVDDNASGAIVLLIFSLLSAVLAVVWLLVEANVIKVAPAVAAPSSATGPIATATSATDASAGQQTAGQGQGDAQASAYGSGQSQYGQQSSATYDPSAYSQASGAGQNGYPGSGAQSGQASAHGESGYGGYSPGQYSAGASGSPAGGGASASASESDTGPAADHSTTVFQKPEPPKSSGS
- a CDS encoding acetoacetate--CoA ligase, with protein sequence MTGAAMERFRRHVEERFGTGAADYDELWSWSVRQPAQFWRAVWEFFDLDAPAAEPLGEGDDAVLADARMPGAQWFPGVRLNYADQILRHADLPGAAIVGIDETGERSEIAWSELPGMVASLAATLRAQGIGTGDVVAAYLPDIPEAVVAFLATASLGAVWSGCGQDYAPQGAASRLGQLRPKVLFSAGGYRYGGKDIDKRSDSAELAGLLPELVAHITIGGEAGGAPGEGPALIDYADALTVEAGEAQPVLVDFDHPLWILFSSGTTGRPKGIVHGHGGVVVEHLKAGALHGDLSSDDVFFWQTALSWMMWNYQVAGLLCGARIICYSGSPLYPDADKLWQIVADEKVTYFGTSPGQLQASRKAGLEPGRDHDLAALRTLGSTGSSLAADLFTWVDDHVKRGLPISSISGGTDIVSAFAGGSIGVPVVPGELSVRYLGVALESWAPDGTPLVGEVGELVVTAPMPSMPVRFWDDPDGTRYRSAYFDHEWEGPTAHPDGPVWRHGDWVTVTERGSLVIHGRSDATLNRHGIRMGSADIYEVVEALDEIAEAFVLGVDGPGGAYWMPLFVTLVPGAVLDDAVVARIAAAVRDRLSKRHVPDEVIEAPGIPHTRTGKKLEVPVTAILAGRSEVNIDPKSVDDYSLIDWYAEQGRAHRW
- a CDS encoding AMP-binding protein, which gives rise to MSIDAHAQNLAHTHGPQSPALLTDTIGATLARTVEQYGDRVALIDAAAGRQWTYTEFHRDVKALAAGLLRLGVAPGDRVGLWAPNRFEWVLTQYATAEIGAILVNLNPAYRQNELEYALTQSGTSVVLAAERFKDSGYASMLAEARPKCQELRTVVTFESPEWAELTAAPSAEELARVADTAASLSADDPINIQYTSGTTGFPKGATLSHRNIGNNGYLVGELLDYTADDRICLPVPFYHCFGMVMGNLAATSHGAAMVIPGPAFDPKATLDAVAEHRCTSLYGVPTMFIAELALLDAAPDGYRPDLSSLRTGIMAGSPCPEQVMRQVVERMHMSEVSICYGMTETSPVSTQTRVDDPLELRVTTVGQVGPHLEIKIVAPGTGETLGRNETGELCTRGYSVMTGYWNDPEKTAEAIDADGWMHTGDLAEMDDAGYVRITGRIKDMVIRGGENIYPREIEEFLYTHPDILDAQVIGVPDERYGEELMAWVRLRDHAADLTAEDVRAFADGKIARHKIPRYVHVVKEFPMTVTGKVRKVAMREEATHILEDLR